The Lytechinus pictus isolate F3 Inbred chromosome 5, Lp3.0, whole genome shotgun sequence DNA segment ATTGGGGTCTCCGAGCGCGAAACTAGCGCGAGACCGAGGTAATGAACTTGCGCACACACGGTATTGAGTTTGTGCTCCACCCCTCCGGCTGGCGATGCAGGAAAGCGCATTGTGAAACGAGCGGCAGGCCAGGGCGAATTCGGGTCTCCTCTGCGCTTCCCACAATATACAAGCCGTGTCCTggtttgtaattattttctggTGCAATGATTATATTGCTTGTTATTGTTGGAGTAATGCACACACAAAGAACCAAATCGGCGACGGAGCCCCTGCCCAAAAGAGCGAggaataaaagtttttttttcttcttcaaaagacCTGCGGAATTCTGCTTGAATGGTGAGCAAAAGGGGAAGGGAAATGGTTTATTCACTGGAGCAACGTTCCGGTGGACTTGAAAgtctgaagaaaataaatggaaacaaGGAAGGGGTTACAAGAGAGGGTAAATTTGAATTTGGTCATTGCAATTGCAGAATTTAGCTTGATGCAGTAATTAAATGAATGCGAAAAACACGAATTgcaactacaaaaaaaaattaaggttgCACATGCAGGGTTTTAAACAAAAGTCGTCGGCTGACGAAGTGCTTTtcccttcaattttgttttggggggtggggttaTCAAACGAATGCCTACAACTACAAGTGTGAATACTCTATAGACCAAGCTAtacgtgtaggcctatatatttagGAGGGCTAACTTTAaatatgtgaaaatgaaaagtaacgTCCCAGAACTGTTCACAAAGATGTCAAATTGTCGACAATGGGTTCAATTATATGGCTCGAATAATGATGTCAATTGCAGCTTAATGTTAAAAAGGAAGCCATTCTTACAATTCGGCTTGGTTTTGGTTCTGGACTACTCGAAGGCTAGAAGCAAATATACCGAGTCCGACTTGAAAGGTTTATTGAAATTGCCTGCTTGCATGCGCAGAATTGAAGCAACGGCCGGTCTTCGTTCTTCACCGGAAAAAAGAGTGGTAAAAAGGCAggcacctggtgggtgtttcataaagctgttcgtaagttaagagcgactttaagaacgactggtgatcctttcttgtggtaaatggtatattcattggcgatggttaaacgcgtaagaaaggttcaccagtcgttcttaaaagtcgctcttaacttacgaacagctttatgaaacggccccctggaacAATAGGGCTTCGAAGGTCTAAAGGTGTGCCAATCTATGCTTGAATAAAGACGGAGAGGAAGCCTAAATTGAATAGAGGGAGGGTGGGAGAACGAGAATAAAAGCAATGTGTGCTTGCTAAGCGTTGCAGGCCATCCGGAGATTGTGGCCGTATGAAGGCCAACCAGCCGTGTGTGAAGCGGAAAGCGATCGCAGGCGACTGCGGTCGCAAACACGGAGAGGGGACTTCGGAGAGGTCAACATGATAAAGAACTTGGGCTTGCTCATTCGCACAGGAAATGCCATGCACTAATTCAATAAATTCAGAGGCATTTCTGTTTTCGATCTTCATGTCTGTTTGAAAAGACGTTGAGGATTGAAAATGAGGTTGGGTCGATGAGTTGAGGGACAGTGGGGCATGGATAGAATGGAACACTTTTGAACATACAATGAGAAGCCCAATGAATTGTGATTGGTTTGTCATCGCTTTTTCCTCCAGAGAGATGAGAAAAAGCtagaatgaaatattcaaatggaTTTCCCCTCATTTATTTTGACATAGGGCATAGGCCATCGGGTAGTGCTGGAGCCTGTTACGTAAGCACCCCTGCCAAGACGGCGTCTTTTCAAATCCACTAGGGTATCGCGTTTGGAAATGATATACCGCCATAACGTATCAAGTGTGTGGGGGCCCCAGATAAATTATATACTCCCGTCGATGGttagacaaaaacaaaattcatgaaaatcaaagcggaATAATCTTCAACCGGGAATTCCCTGCTTTAACCGTGGACCGACATGTGGCTATTTGATCCAATCCCGCCGCTAATGAGTGGTGGTTTGTGCTTTACAGTCTGGCAAGTACATGGACATTCAAAACCTTTTACTACCATTTTTATGGTGTGACGGCTGGGGAATTCAATATGTTACAACTTTAAAGTTTTTAAATGTCCAATAAGTCactagcttggacctgccctgTATTATCCCATGGACCtatttcgtaataggtccatgattatcCATGCTTCGGGATTTAATCTTGATAAACCCAACACATAGATAAGGTTATGGGCAACCCAGCCCCCATACATCTGGTTTATGCTTAGTGGAAGGTTCCTGTTTACTCTGGTCCCTTACTAAACACTCCACGACCCCTCGAACAATATGGAGTCTCAAACTAGTCCAATAGACAAAATATCTTTTCTCCAAAAGCGTTACCAGTTTTATGTACACAACACACAAGGAGAAGATGGTAGCGATCTCAAAACCCCGCCATCTTTCCTTCACCATTCTCAACCGATAGAGCGTATTGCATCAGCTGAATACTGATCGCGCGAGAGAAGTGCGATTAGAGATATCGAACGTACGCCGTATatgcgtaaaaaaaaaaaagagtacatCGGCTGTGATAGAACTTCACCGTTATCTGTTCTACCCATTTGTCTAACTCTGGCCCCAAGCTAGTTCATACAAGGTCTATAAATATTAATAGGCCATCACGGCTGATATGCTATCTCGTGTCAAATTGCACACATTATAGCAGAACGAACTTGCATAACGTTACCTTACACTGTGCATGCGTTGTCTCTTTGGGGGTCCTttagaaaataatttgttaAGGGATAATACTCATCACTTTTGAATATCAGAATGCCTTACAATAAACGTGACACTATATTCACTTCTACTAATGATGTTGTGCACATCATGCAATGTAATGTCATCCACTGAACAAAATAATACCTGTTTTCTGGGTGACTTCTGATATACACATTACACAATACATTATGCAAATGTACATCGATTTAGGTTAAATAGAGATGTGACAAAGTATAGGCACATTATTCTGAATCTAACTCTTTCAGAAAGAATATATTTTCTTCCATACATTGTTCCATAGTCCATAGCATCATAGAACCAATCAATGTTCTTGTAAATCAATAGAAACAAAAAATGTACAAACTCGTTTTCCTCtttcattaaattattttaGTATTTGAAGCTCTATAATAAATTTAAACATTTAGCACACTACATGAATAACAAATTTTTGATGTATATTTGTAGTGGCTCATTTATGTCTTAATTGCACCTATTtcgaaatacatgtacatccctCATCCTCACTAGTTGTTGGACAACACACTGTCTACCAGGACCGTGAGTCAGACCACCTTATTTGGTAGGGACTGCACAAATACAAAACAATACCATCATGAAGGGACTCTTGCAGTGTCTTCTGGCGACTTGGAGACGTCTTCCTGCAAGCTTCATGAAGCCAGGCCAAGAGGCACTGTTGTTGTCTACTAGTACCCCATTCTTGAAGCCTCGCCTCTCCTGCAACCCTTACCTTACTGGAACTGTTCGGTGGTCGATAATGACCCTATCAAGCCACATCTCAGAGATGTGACGAGAGATCATGGTAAACATTTCATCGTCCTGAACTGCTCTCTGCAGAATTCCTCTCCAACAGTTCCAGGGTTGATTTTGCAGCTCTCCTGGATTGTGCAGGTGTGTAATTGTAGAGGTCCATGAAGACCACGATGCCAGTATAACATCCACAAGATACGATGTAAGAATCATCCATAATGTTGAATGCACGAGCCTTCTGCAGGATGCACCGTTCTCATATTTGACTGTCATCTTGTTGAATACAAACATGCAGCTAACATATAAAGATTTGGGGTGTTGCTTACTCTCATAACGCGTCATATGCTTCACCGTTCTCCCATCTGCTGCACTGACATCCTTGTCTTCCCTGAGAATGGCATTGTCTGTAGGCTTCGAGTGCTCCTCGCCCAGGAAGGTAACAACATAAACAAGGCAAGCATAAGGACAAGAGACTCAAGCAAGTCCATCTAGTACATCGTAAGTGAGGCCGACAGGAGCAAGGGTCATCAGTACAATAGGCGTACTCTCTGTCTGATTCTCTTGCACAATGATAAAATAAGCTTTTTACGCATGTCATGCATGTACAGCAGTTTAGAACACACTCCGGAGAGCATTCGCACCTTCCGTTGCAACACCACGTACTTGGTAGTCTATTGCTATTTCTGCACTTCTCACACCTACAATAACCACACTGAGGGCAAGGAAATGGATCCTTACTCagtttttcttctcctttcccATGAAATTCACCACGATGTGTCGGTGTTATCGGTGATGACTGTTCGCTTTTACCTTTAAGTTTCTCGTCAGGTTTTGATTTCACAACTCTGAGTACTTTCGCTTTACCTTTGGGGTCCCTGATCACAATGAGATCACTTCTTGGATGCCCTTCATCTCCAGAGTTCTCAGCAGATCTTGAGTTTGGCGATTCGTTATTATTCCTACCATTTAGTCTATCGTTGTTGGTGTCCACGTATTCATTAGGTCGCGCCTCGTCTCCAGTAGCTGACCTGAGCGTCAGAAGATTGCGATTACGCCAGCCTTGTGGTAGCAGGATAGGGATTGATCCTGTCGGCGAGCCGTGTACAGACGTGGGCTGCCGTACTACCAAATCTCCACCATCTTGGGCCATGGGTGTAACATGTGGCAGCTCTGTTCGCCATAAACTCTGCAGAGAAAGCAAAACAGAATGAAGATTTAATTGACAGACTACTTATATCGACTTAATTGGAAAGAGAACAGAACAAGTTTAATCAAATGACACATGACGTTGTGATTTGCTATGAAACAGAATTACAGATGTGCAAACATTGTAGTTACCGACATGTACAGTATCAGTATTCTGGGCTATG contains these protein-coding regions:
- the LOC129261981 gene encoding protein sprouty homolog 3-like, whose amino-acid sequence is MAQDGGDLVVRQPTSVHGSPTGSIPILLPQGWRNRNLLTLRSATGDEARPNEYVDTNNDRLNGRNNNESPNSRSAENSGDEGHPRSDLIVIRDPKGKAKVLRVVKSKPDEKLKGKSEQSSPITPTHRGEFHGKGEEKLSKDPFPCPQCGYCRCEKCRNSNRLPSTWCCNGRCECSPECVLNCCTCMTCVKSLFYHCARESDREYAYCTDDPCSCRPHLRCTRWTCLSLLSLCLPCLCCYLPGRGALEAYRQCHSQGRQGCQCSRWENGEAYDAL